The proteins below are encoded in one region of Chrysemys picta bellii isolate R12L10 chromosome 4, ASM1138683v2, whole genome shotgun sequence:
- the LOC101945981 gene encoding receptor-type tyrosine-protein phosphatase V-like isoform X2, producing the protein MKPQLLLPLLWASWLLGTLAEGEGCNRTTSEGHAGAEAVPGERGSLLNVSVSNQGRPDSLFLSWDEPDGGALGYTLAIYTLEPDVLLQNGSAGPNATSFQFQGLVPGAGYSIEVTAALACAEASSQRVSGQTSPAPVHNVSLSSDGSPSALRASWTDAPGQKDGYRLVLYHLDSQGAVRNESVPGAISTFLFDGLLAGSEYALRISTLAGVRQASTSTHQWTAPTTPTALTLQSLGSSTSLFASWSGAEGAAWLRLTLHNLLSRTVTRTVSAKRGLSNYTFQHLSPGTPYHLGMSTAAGPYWAVGPNATAWTYPLSPVNLTLSITGEAGSLQARWTPPAGKRDYYLVTLHQGESRALARNVSVGGDSAHVSFHGLSPGNQYSLQVTAVAGPHRAPSPSAAAWTQPLAPPGVSLSSQGSTSTLHARWKEVAGAGYVVALYSVEPPALVKNSSEVGGVTNLTYEGLSPGTHYAFVISTVAGPYASPPLRVTNWTYPLPVEELSLSNQGQSTSLRASWKGAAAGSVNYSGVLLKARSQAWLRNVTVGESCTNVTFQGLSPGHQYTLEMAAMAGPYRSPVRTAMDWTYPLAPSGVTLTSKRHPLGLSAAWHSASGDRDRFLIHLYSKELLMQQNVSVGPDTQNFTFLGLLPGIQYSVEVTALAGPYRASAPSATAWTYPVSLANMSVTRGPSPRELHVGWMELGGAGDHWVQLYADESLSIIRNVSVRRGAAHVDFDGLVPGVRYRVEVVLQAGPHRTSSQTAIGYTAPLTPLSPAVTNGGSTSALAVRWEASAGQRDGYLVSVYEEGSLAAGRHVNAGKDSTNVSLAGLAPGSCYHIGISALAGPYSSDPQNVTGCTVPAAPANVSLTNSGSSSVLHAAWDEPPGSRDHYRVILYSLVPWGIETAQSLGPNAQNITWTRLAAGSRFTAQVTAVKGPYESSSVNVTQWTYPLAPANLTLASPSASALQVSWTGAEGGGEGYTVDLYDTSSGRHVGHALLPWGARNHTFQNLIPGTRYSVGVSTVAGPYHSSTPNLTHWTRPLAPLAVRVANQGHPDRLSASWGAAAGGRDGYVLTLYHAGSDAVAARAVAGEDAHNFTFAELAPGHRHSLEVVSIAGPYRAAAANVSDWTYPLAPLNMSLMNQGHPDRLTASWGAAAGGRDGYMLTLYHAGSGAMAARVSVGKDTHNFTFVNLAPGSQYLLELASTAGPYGMSAGNVSDWTYPLAPPNVYLTNQGRPDRLSASWGAAAGERDGYTLTLYHARVGTVAANASVGKDAHEFTFSGLAPGHKYLLEVASAAGPYRTFAGNISDWTTPLVPANLSAVPRESHTVLAVSWGHASSQQDYCQLWLRDPGNHTLPQRHTLAGGQVQHFFRGLVPGRNYSVSLSCVAGPYWSSTGILVVPIAPDPVEDLQCHPDSKGFSLSWTFPAGDVEACELAAERLSGGPPQAEARVIAPRNKTSLWGLEPDSSYRISVSAVGRNGLRSRTVTLVCNTSAEVLPPPLRADVPQVEPGSRVLISPDTFSEENGRIEYYAVIVTSNESLSRPTQEIVSSTWYDHYYGEEDSYVAVLLPNPFHPDKRSTPQTWSVPVGTDECGQSREICNGKLKANAQYRFSIAAFTKYDLVDPSVSFTAFSAAGGGADPSPVTVPVVAGIVAGFLLTLAAIFGWVYWKRVRMKRTKKSNLSQEMATYSLRNVHRPIPIQSFKQYYEAKMANANHGFFQEFEELKEVGKEQPKVEAELPANVSKNRYPHVLPYDHSRVRLSLLREEPHSDYINANYVPGYTSPQEFIVTQGPLKKTIEDFWRLVWEQSVCNIIMLTVGMENGRVLCDHYWPSELSPVSYGHIRVDLLSHSSADEWTTRTFKLWHEDLQEERRVTHLHYTAWPDHGIPESTASLMAFLDLARGHMQTAKGSGPTLVHCSAGVGRSGTFIALDRLLQQLKQEKAVDVFNTIYTMRMSRYLMIQTLGQYVFLHSCILEKIMEELLLGQSGTEISCPIPLKSFLQHHAQKSAKSNAGFLREYEILLEVAKDKASSAAPSAGIQESRPGSSILPYDRSRVKFLPLEQGPFSDLKQTWLLPGCNSSRDYLAVQGPDKVTTEEFWRLVWDHGVHTIVTLLPCQEKGQVLSEACWPLEGSPLYTEMLTIQRGPEKHISGWRCIQLKLKHEKKVKERQVQRFLYPLWGCQQQPDVQPLVEFLTAVRRCMPHRKRAGPLLLHCSGVGQMGMLIALDCLLHQMKAERSVDVYGVTLRLMRSCCLMTPTPDQYVFLYTCIRDILTQRQP; encoded by the exons CACCCACCACGCCAACAGCGCTGAcactccagagcctgggctccagcaccaGCCTCTTTGCCTCCTGGAGCGGTGCCGaaggagctgcctggctgcgcttAACCCTCCACAACCTGCTCTCCCGCACGGTGACCAGGACAGTATCAGCCAAGAGGGGCCTCTCTAATTACACCTTCCAGCACCTCAGCCCTGGCACCCCGTACCATCTGGGGATGAGCACCGCTGCTGGGCCGTACTGGGCAGTGGGGCCCAATGCCACCGCCTGGACAT ACCCCCTGAGCCCAGTCAACCTGACCCTGAGCATCACTGGGGAGGCTGGCTCATTGCAGGCTCGCTGGACCCCACCCGCTGGAAAGAGGGACTATTATCTGGTGACCTTGCATCAGGGagagagcagagccctggctAGGAACGTGTCTGTGGGAGGAGACAGCGCTCACGTCAGCTTCCACGGGCTGAGCCCTGGGAACCAGTACTCACTGCAAGTGACAGCCGTGGCTGGGCCGCACAGGGCACCTTCTCCGAGTGCTGCCGCCTGGACAC AGCCACTAGCGCCACCTGGCGTGAGCCTCTCCAGCCAGGGGAGCACCTCCACCCTGCATGCCCGTTGGAAGGAGGTGGCTGGAGCTGGGTACGTGGTGGCGTTGTACTCCGTGGAGCCCCCTGCACTGGTGAAGAATAGCTCTGAGGTGGGAGGTGTAACCAACCTTACCTATGAAGGGCTGAGCCCAGGGACCCACtatgcctttgtgatcagcacgGTAGCTGGGCCTTACGCCTCCCCACCCCTGCGCGTCACCAACTGGACAT ATCCTTTGCCCGTGGAAGAGCTGAGCCTCAGCAACCAGGGCCAAAGCACCTCCTTGCGCGCCTCCTGGAAAGGAGCTGCTGCCGGCAGCGTGAATTACAGCGGTGTCCTCCTCAAAGCCAGGTCGCAGGCGTGGCTCAGGAACGTGACCGTGGGGGAGAGCTGCACCAACGTCACCTTCCAGGGGCTGAGCCCCGGGCATCAGTACACCCTGGAGATGGCTGCCATGGCTGGACCTTACAGATCGCCTGTGCGGACGGCCATGGACTGGACAT ACCCTTTGGCCCCATCTGGCGTGACACTGACCAGTAAAAGACACCCCCTGGGTCTCTCTGCTGCCTGGCACAGCGCTTCCGGGGACAGAGACCGGTTCCTCATCCACCTCTACAGCAAGGAGCTCTTGATGCAACAGAAcgtttcagtggggccagacacTCAGAACTTCACTTTCCTGGGGCTTCTCCCCGGGATCCAATACTCCGTGGAGGTGACGGCCCTGGCGGGACCCTACAGAGCCTCGGCGCCATCTGCCACGGCGTGGACGT ACCCTGTGTCGCTGGCCAACATGAGTGTGACACGCGGGCCAAGCCCCCGGGAGCTGCATGTGGGCTGGATGGAGTTGGGCGGGGCGGGAGATCATTGGGTGCAGCTCTACGCGGATGAGTCTCTGTCCATCATCAGGAACGTGTCTGTACGGCGCGGAGCTGCTCACGTCGACTTTGACGGCCTGGTGCCTGGGGTGCGGTACCGGGTGGAGGTCGTCTTACAGGCCGGACCCCACCGCACCTCCTCGCAGACAGCCATCGGCTACACAG CCCCTCTGACACCGCTGTCCCCAGCCGTGACCAACGGGGGCAGCACCTCCGCTCTGGCAGTGCGCTGGGAGGCCTCTGCAGGACAGAGAGATGGCTACCTGGTCAGCGTGTATGAAGagggctccctggcagctgggagaCACGTGAATGCGGGGAAGGACAGCACCAACGTCTCCCTGGCGGGGCTGGCACCAGGATCTTGTTACCACATTGGAATCTCCGCTCTCGCCGGACCCTACAGCTCCGACCCCCAGAATGTCACCGGCTGCACAG TTCCAGCTGCTCCTGCCAACGTGAGCCTCACCAACTCAGGCAGCTCCTCGGTGCTGCACGCTGCCTGGGACGaaccccctgggagcagggaccACTACCGGGTTATTCTGTACAGCCTGGTGCCCTGGGGCATAGAGACAGCTCAGTCCCTGGGACCCAACGCTCAGAACATCACCTGGACTCGCTTGGCAGCGGGCAGCAGATTCACTGCACAAGTCACTGCTGTGAAAGGTCCCTACGAATCCTCCTCTGTCAACGTCACCCAATGGACAT ACCCTCTGGCCCCTGCCAACCTCACCCTGGCCAGCCCCTCTGCCTCCGCCCTTCAGGTCTCCTGGACGGGGgcagaagggggaggagagggctacACCGTGGATCTGTACGACACCTCCTCTGGCAGGCACGTTGGCCACGCTTTGCTCCCCTGGGGCGCTAGGAACCACACCTTCCAGAACCTGATCCCGGGCACCCGCTACAGCGTGGGAGTGAGCACCGTGGCAGGGCCTTACCACTCCAGCACCCCGAACCTCACCCACTGGACAC gccctctggcccctctggctgtgcGTGTGGCAAACCAGGGGCACCCCGACAGGCTGAGCGCGTCCTGGGGAGCAGCCGCCGGGGGCCGCGATGGCTATGTACTGACCCTGTACCACGCGGGATCAGATGCGGTGGCAGCCAGGGCCGTCGCTGGGGAGGACGCCCACAATTTCACCTTCGCAGAGCTGGCCCCAGGACACAGGCACTCGCTGGAGGTGGTCTCCATCGCCGGGCCCTACAGGGCGGCCGCAGCCAATGTCAGCGACTGGACCT ATCCTCTGGCACCCCTTAACATGTCCCTGATGAATCAGGGGCACCCCGACAGGCTGACCGCATcctggggagctgcagcagggggcCGGGACGGCTACATGCTGACCCTGTACCACGCGGGATCGGGTGCCATGGCAGCGAGGGTCTCTGTTGGGAAGGACACCCACAATTTCACCTTTGTGAACCTGGCCCCAGGAAGCCAGTACCTGCTGGAGCTGGCTTCCACAGCTGGGCCCTACGGGATGTCTGCGGGGAACGTCAGCGACTGGACAT ACCCTTTGGCACCCCCTAATGTGTACCTGACAAACCAGGGGCGCCCCGACAGGCTGAGTGCGTCCTGGGGAGCAGCTGCCGGGGAGCGAGATGGCTACACGCTGACCCTGTACCACGCTCGAGTGGGCACAGTGGCAGCTAATGCATCTGTGGGGAAGGATGCCCACGAGTTCACCTTCTCAGGCCTGGCTCCAGGACACAAGTATTTGCTGGAGGTGGCCTCCGCGGCTGGGCCCTACCGGACGTTCGCAGGGAACATCAGCGACTGGACGA CCCCTCTGGTTCCAGCGAATCTCTCTGCGGTGCCCAGGGAGAGCCACACAGTGCTGGCCGTGTCCTGGGGCCACGCCTCCAGCCAGCAGGATTACTGCCAGCTGTGGCTGCGGGATc ctgggaaCCACACGCTACCACAGAGGCACACCCTGGCGGGGGGGCAAGTCCAGCACTTCTTCCGGGGGCTGGTCCCAGGCAGAAATTACTCGGTTTCCCTGAGCTGCGTGGCTGGGCCTTACTGGAGCAGCACGGGTATCTTGGTGGTGCCAATAG CGCCTGACCCAGTGGAAGATCTGCAGTGCCACCCTGACTCCAAGGGCTTTTCCCTGAGCTGGACCTTCCCTGCTGGAGACGTGGAGGCCTGCGAGCTGGCGGCAGAGAGGCTGTCCGGGGGCCCCCCCCAGGCTGAGGCTCGGGTGATCGCTCCCAGGAACAAGACCAGCCTGTGGGGTTTGGAGCCAGACTCTTCGTACCGAATCAGCGTGAGCGCAGTGGGCAGGAACGGGCTGAGGAGCCGGACTGTGACTCTGGTCTGCAACACGTCAGCAGAGG TTCTGCCTCCGCCGCTACGAGCAGACGTTCCGCAGGTCGAGCCTGGCTCCAGAGTTCTCATCTCCCCTGATACATTCAGTGAGGAGAATGGCCGGATCGAGTACTACGCCGTCATCGTCACCAGCAACGAGTCGT TGTCGAGGCCCACCCAGGAAATCGTGTCCAGCACCTGGTACGATCACTATTACGGAGAGGAGGACTCCTACGTGGCTGTGCTGCTCCCCAATCCTTTCCATCCAGACAAGAGGAGCACTCCCCAAACCTGGTCCGTGCCGGTGGGAACGGACGAGTGTGGTCAGTCCCGGGAGATCTGCAATGGGAAGCTGAAGGCAAATGCTCAATATAG GTTCAGCATTGCTGCTTTCACCAAATACGACCTGGTGGATCCTTCTGTGTCCTTCACGGCGTTTTCAG CGGCTGGAGGTGGCGCAGACCCCAGTCCTGTTACCGTGCCAGTCGTGGCTGGGATTGTTGCGGGCTTTCTCCTGACACTTGCGGCGATTTTCGGATGGGTCTACTGGAAGCGGGTCCGAATGAAAAG AACCAAGAAGAGTAATTTATCACAAGAAATGGCCACGTACAGCTTGAG AAATGTCCACCGGCCGATCCCCATCCAGAGCTTCAAGCAGTATTACGAGGCGAAGATGGCAAACGCCAACCACGGCTTCTTCCAGGAGTTTGAG GAGCTGAAGGAAGTGGGAAAGGAGCAGCCTAAGGTGGAAGCAGAACTTCCAGCCAACGTGTCCAAGAACAGATACCCCCACGTGCTGCCCT ACGACCACTCAAGAGTCAGGCTGAGCCTGCTGCGGGAGGAGCCCCACTCCGACTACATCAACGCCAACTACGTCCCC GGCTACACCTCCCCACAGGAGTTCATCGTCACCCAGGGGCCACTGAAGAAAACCATTGAGGATTTCTGGAGGCTGGTGTGGGAGCAGAGCGTCTGCAACATCATCATGCTGACAGTGGGCATGGAGAACGGACGG GTGCTGTGTGATCACTACTGGCCCTCAGAGTTGTCTCCGGTCTCCTACGGACACATCCGCGTTGACCTGCTCTCCCACAGCAGCGCTGACGAGTGGACCACACGCACGTTCAAGCTCTGGCAC GAGGACCTACAGGAGGAGAGACGTGTGACCCACCTGCACTACACGGCATGGCCTGACCACGGCATTCCCGAGTCCACGGCTTCCCTGATGGCCTTCCTGGACCTGGCCCGAGGCCACATGCAGACGGCCAAGGGTTCTGGGCCAACGCTGGTGCACTGCAG tgcaggggtgggccGCAGCGGCACCTTCATCGCCTTGGAccggctgctgcagcagctgaagCAGGAGAAGGCAGTGGACGTGTTCAATACCATTTACACCATGCGGATGAGCCGCTACCTGATGATTCAGACGCTG GGCCAGTATGTTTTCCTGCACAGCTGCATCCTGGAGAAGATCATGGAGGAGCTGCTCTTGGGCCAGTCTGGGACGGAGAT CTCCTGCCCGATCCCTCTCAAAAGCTTCCTGCAGCACCATGCCCAGAAATCAGCCAAGTCCAATGCGGGCTTCCTGCGGGAGTATGAG ATCCTCCTAGAGGTTGCGAAGGACAAAGCCAGCTCTGCAGCACCATCTGCAGGCATCCAGGAGAGCCGCCCTGGCTCCAGCATCCTCCCAT ATGATCGCTCCAGAGTGAAATTTTTGCCGCTGGAACAAGGCCCCTTCTCGGATCTCAAACAGACCTGGCTCCTCCCG GGCTGCAATTCATCCAGGGATTATCTGGCTGTGCAAGGACCCGACAAGGTGACCACTGAGGAATTCTGGCGCTTGGTGTGGGACCATGGTGTCCACACCATAGTCACCCTGCTTCCATGCCAGGAGAAGGGCCAG GTCCTGAGCGAGGCATGCTGGCCCCTGGAGGGCAGTCCACTCTACACAGAGATGTTGACCATCCAGCGGGGCCCGGAGAAGCACATCTCGGGATGGAGGTGCATTCAGCTCAAACTGAAACAC GAGAAGAAAGTGAAGGAGAGGCAGGTGCAGCGATTCCTGTACCCTCTGTGGgggtgccagcagcagccagatgTCCAACCCCTGGTGGAGTTCCTCACCGCAGTTAGACGGTGCATGCCACACAGGAAGCGAGCCGGCCCGCTGCTCCTGCACTGCAG TGGCGTTGGCCAGATGGGGATGCTGATCGCACTGGATTGCctgctgcaccagatgaaagcgGAGCGGAGTGTGGATGTCTACGGAGTCACCCTCAGGCTGATGAGAAGCTGCTGCCTCATGACCCCGACGCCG GATCAGTACGTGTTCTTGTACACGTGCATCCGGGACATCCTCACCCAGAGACAGCCCTAG